The following DNA comes from Enterocloster bolteae.
CGCAAGGGAATGGTGGACATTGTAATCGGCACCCACCGGGTCCTGTCCAAGGATATGCAGTTTAAGGACCTGGGACTGCTGATTATTGACGAGGAGCAGCGGTTTGGCGTTGCCCATAAGGAAAAGATCAAGCACCTGAAGGAAAATGTGGATGTACTCACCCTGACAGCCACGCCTATTCCCAGGACCCTTCATATGAGCCTGGCAGGCATACGCGATATGAGTGTGCTGGAGGAGCCGCCGGTGGACAGGACTCCCATTCAGACCTATGTGATGGAATACAATGAGGAGATGGTGCGTGAGGCAATCAACCGCGAGCTGGCAAGAAACGGTCAGGTGTATTATGTATACAATCGTGTGACGGATATTGATGAGGTGGCTGGCCGTGTTCAGGCCCTTGTGCCGGATGCTGTGGTCACATTTGCCCATGGCCAGATGCGGGAGCATGAGCTGGAACGGATTATGGCGGATTTTATCAACGGGGAAATTGATGTGCTGGTGTCCACCACCATCATTGAGACCGGCCTGGATATATCCAATGCCAATACCATGATTATCCATGATGCGGACCGCATGGGGCTGTCCCAGCTGTATCAGCTGAGAGGCAGGGTAGGGCGTTCCAACAGGACCTCCTATGCCTTTCTCATGTATAAGAGGGATAAGCTTTTGAGGGAGGAGGCTGAGAAGCGCCTCCAGGCCATCCGGGAATTTACGGAATTGGGATCCGGCATCAAGATTGCCATGCGGGACCTGGAAATCCGGGGCGCGGGCAATGTGCTGGGGGCAGAACAGCACGGCCACATGGAAGCCGTGGGGTATGATCTGTACTGCAAAATGCTGAATCAGGCCGTGCTGGCCCTTAAGGGAGAGACCTTGGAGGAGGATTCCTACGATACCGTTGTGGAGTGTGATATTGACGCATATATTCCGGGACGTTATATCAAGAATGAATACCAGAAGCTGGATATTTATAAACGTATTTCCGCCATTGAGACAGAGGAAGAGTATATGGATATGCAGGATGAGCTGATGGACCGCTTTGGGGATATACCGCGCAGTGTGGAGAACCTGCTTAAGATAGCGTCCATCAGGGCTCTGGCACACCAGGCCTATGTGACAGAGGTGGTGATTAACCGCCAGGAAGTAAGGCTTACCATGTATCAGAAGGCCAAATTACAGGTGGATAAGATTCCGGACATGGTGAGGTCCTATAAGGGTGATCTGAAACTGGTGCCCGGGGATGTGCCTTCCTTCCACTATATTGACAGAAGGAATAAAAACCAGGACAGCCTTGAGATGATGGGGAAGGCAGAAGAGATTCTGAAAAGTATGTGCGGGATACGCATATAAAATACTATGATAACACCCAGATACAGGAAGGCCGCGAGAACAGGAAAATTCCCCTGTTTCTCGCGGCCTTTCTGTGTCAGGACCTTATTCTGCCCGTTCTTCTTCTTTGATTTCCCAGTGAATCAGGAAGGTAAGGGCGGCCCTTAATGCAATGATTCCGGCCACGATTCCTATTTCCTTCCACTCACGGACCACCACCGTGCGCAGGATTTCGCTTCCCATCTTAAATTCCAGTCCCATGGCCAGGCCCTTTGCCAGATATATCTTGGTGTCCGGGGAACGGCGGAGAAATTTAAGGAAGCTTGTGAGACCTGAGTATATGATGATACCCACGCCGATAAATTCAAAAATAATGATTGCGGTGTTTGCTACCAGAGACAGCAGCCATTCCAAATGTTCCATGGTTTGTTCCCTTTCTTTTACTTGTTCACCGGCACCTGAATGGATTTTACCTTTACACCGTCCACCTTTCCCAGGTCTCCGGCAAAGGAACTGATTTGGTTCTGGGTTCCGTGCAGGACCACGCTGATGACGGATACCCCGTAATCCCGGCAGGGAACACCCAGGCGGGCGATAATCAGACCGGACTGAAGGTGGAATTTTTCATTTACCGTTGCCACGGAATCAGGATTGCTGATGATGCAGCTGATGACAGCCAGACGGTCTTCCATAAAGTATGTCCTCCCTTATTGTTTTCTACCCGGCAGGCTTTTACAGCAGCTGGATTCATGCTTTTTTCCGGGCCGGGGTTATCTGTGGTTATGATATCACGGGTATTGACCTTTCGTAAAGCCCAAACAAGGCGCAGGACAAGATAATTTTTTAACCCTTGCTTTTTCCTTCCGCCTGGAATATGATGGTAATAACTAAATAGAACCTTTCTCTGATGCGAAGCAACCCTGAGATAAAGAGAGAGCGGAACTGTCCTGGCTGTGCAGGAGCTGTTTTGCGTGGTTTGCCAGTGTGTGCCGTATGCAGGCACGGTTGGCATGAACCGCGTATATGTGCCTGTTGGTGAAGCCTCGGTATGCTGATGATATCCTCTCTCTGAATTTCGGAGAGAGGTTTTTTGTGTTTTAAAGACAAGAGGGGGAGGATAGAACATGTTAAAAATAGCGGTTTACGGAAAAGGCGGAATCGGAAAGTCCACCATTTCATCCAATTTATCAGTGGCGC
Coding sequences within:
- a CDS encoding TM1266 family iron-only hydrogenase system putative regulator gives rise to the protein MEDRLAVISCIISNPDSVATVNEKFHLQSGLIIARLGVPCRDYGVSVISVVLHGTQNQISSFAGDLGKVDGVKVKSIQVPVNK
- a CDS encoding DUF1622 domain-containing protein; translated protein: MEHLEWLLSLVANTAIIIFEFIGVGIIIYSGLTSFLKFLRRSPDTKIYLAKGLAMGLEFKMGSEILRTVVVREWKEIGIVAGIIALRAALTFLIHWEIKEEERAE